DNA from Debaryomyces hansenii CBS767 chromosome A complete sequence:
ACACCGATGtttttcaaccaattttcAACAAGATCAGGGAAATTACCGGTGTTAGGCCTTACACAGGTAAATTCGGTTCTGAAGATAGAGACGGTATTGATACTGCTTATAGAGTTATCGCTGATCACGTTAGAACTTTAACGTTTGCTATTACTGATGGTGGAGttccaaataatgaaggtaGAGGTTACGTCTTGAGAAGAATTTTGAGAAGAGGTTCACGTTATGTTCgtaaatatatgaattatCCTATTGGCTCGTTCTTTCAACAATTAGTTCCTGTTGTCGTAGAACAGAACTCTGAGATCTTCcctgaaattttgaaaaatcaacaaGATTTGactgaaattttgaatgaagaagaattatccTTTGCTAAAACGTTAGATAGaggtgaaaaattatttgagcAATACGCTATTATTGCTTCAAAAACACCAGAACAAACTTTATCTGGTAAGGACGTCTGGAGATTGTATGATACTTATGGATTCCCAGTTGATTTAACCAGATTAATGGCTGAGGAAGCTGGGTTGAaaatagatgaagaaggATTCGAAAAGGCTAAGGAAGAATCAAGGGAAGCTTCAAAGGCCACAAATAATAAGGCCGGCGTTTCGTTAATTAAATTGGACGTCCACGCATTATCAGAATTGGATGGTAACGATAAGGTTCCAAAGACCGACGACTCCTTCAAATATGACatagaaaatattaaagcTAATGTGGTTGCCATTTATAATGGTTCATCTTTTGTTGACTCCATTTCCGAAGCTGGCTCTCAAGCTGGTATATTATTAGACAAAACCCCATTCTACGCCGAACTGGGTGGTCAAGAATACGATACTGGTAAATTAGTCATTGATGGTGTTGCAGAATTTAGCGTTTCTAATGTTCAAGTTTATGGTGGTTATGTTTTGCATACTGGTTCATTACTTGAAGGATCTTTAAAGttagaagatgaaattattgcTACCTATGATGAATTACGTAGATGGCCAATCAGAAATAACCATACTGGTACACACGTCTTAAACTTTGCCTTAAGAGAGGTCTTGGGCGATAATGTTGATCAAAAAGGTTCTTTAGTTGCCCcagaaaaattaagattTGATTTCAGTCATAAGCAAGGTTTAACTCcagatgaattattaaaggtTGAAACTATTTCCAATGActatattaaagaaaacaaGCAAGTTTATGCCAAAGATATTAGGTTGAATGATGCTAAGGAAATAGATGGTTTAAGAGCAGTTTTCGGTGAAACTTATCCAGATCCGGTCAGGGTTGTATCCATCGGTACTTCTGTTGAAGACTTGTTGAAGGATCCTAAAAACTCAGAATGGCATAAAGTTTCCATTGAATTATGTGGGGGTACACACGTTGCTAAAACTGGGgatattaaagatttagtcattattgaagaatccGGTATTGCTAAGGGTATCAGAAGAATTGTTGCTGTCACAGGCACAGAAGCGCATCAAGTCCAAAAGGTTGCTCTGGATTTCGATAAGGAATTGGACCATACTATGGGTTTAGCCTCTGGTCCAATCAAGGAAACTAAAGCTAAAGAATTGGGTGTCagtttgaaaaaattatctatttcGGTTTTGGATAAGCGTAGCTTGAATGATaagtttaataaattagacAAGTCCATCAAAGACCAATTAAAGGCTGtacaaaaagaagaatcaaagaaaGTCTTAGAAGTTGTTAATACGTGGTTGAATGCAGAAGATGCAAAGGATTACCTAGTCAGCTTTGTGCCAATCAGTGCTAACGCTAAGGCTATCACTGAAGCcattaatttgttgaaaaagcaacacaaatccaaatctaTCTACTTGATTACCGGTTCTGATAAAGTCGCTCACGGTTGTTACGTTTCCGATGAAGCTATTGCTAAGGGTATTGATGCCACTAACTTAGCAACCGCTGTTTCCTCCAAGGTTGGTGGTAAAGCCGGTGGTAAAGGTAATGTTGTTCAAGGTATGGGTGACAAGCCTCAAGGTATTGACGAAGCAATTAACGAGCTTAAAAAGTTATTTgcagaaaaattataaatcgACCAATGTAAGTAGTTATttgattatcaatatataaGACAATATTAGTATATACTGTAGATCACAAGCATTTGGAAGCATTTCCGATTTTTCTCCGAGATAGTCCACAAAATCGCATTTTTCACTAGTTATTGCTTAATTGAGTAATCtaggaagatgaaatttAGTCGTGTGCAGGTGAGCTGACTTactaatatcaaaaattaattacaCCGCCATCAACAAGACTATTGTAACCAAAAGAaacttcattaataattagATTTTCTAGATTATTTACGTGATAATTCCCAGCGTTTACCTTATTTATTACTGACATTTAGTTATAGAACATGGGAAATAGCCCGTCTAAAAATGATCCTCTGCCGACTAATTCATCTGCTAATCAAACATTAAATCAATCAACAAGCTCCAATGGGGAGTTAGAATCAGATGAATCCATACCCCCGCTATCGGGTTTATCtggtaataaattaaatggAAGTTCCAAAACTTCCGCCATCAAAATTGTTAATAAAAACGAtaacaaattcaattccaattattataatacCAATAGCAACACCCCATCCAGCATTTATAAGAAAAACGGCGTACAAATATCACCTAAGAAGAATAGTAAGTCGAATGGGAATCATGATTTAGCACTAGACTTGGAAATAGGGGTATCTATGGCGAAATTGTTGAGCAATAGCTCACCATCTGCGCCAGGCAGTAACAAGTTGTCATTACCTTCTCAGCAAGAATATAGTTCATCATTTGATAGCGAAAAGTCCGAGGTCTCAACAGTATCTCCTGTGTTTACCACGTTGGGTGAATACAAGGACGAAGATCTGTTACTGTCTTTGGGATCTTCAGGGCCAAATGATAACTTTGGTGTTGTCAAGGGCGACTTAGACTTAGATACAATTGTGGAAATATCATTGGAATCAACTCCTGAACCCCGGAAAGTTCCTGATAAAAGTATCGACCAACCTAAAAAACACTTAGATACGCAGATTAGCCTGACTAGCTCTACTTCTTCATTACAATCACCAGTGGAAAATTCAAACGTCAAGAGACCTCAAGTCAATGTTGACGAGATTATCGACagattattagaaattggTTTGAAAAGACCAAATAATTCGTCGGCGAATTCGTCACGTAAGAATAAGGACAAGTTACCGTTGACTTCTCAGGAAATCAAGTACGTTTTGAATAAGTCTCGTTCAATTTTCTTAGATCAACCAACACTTTTAAGATTGTCACCGCCTGTAAAAATTGTTGGTGATATCCATGGTCAATTTCATGATCTAATCAGAATTTTTAATAGCTGTGGTTATCCTCCTTatacaaattatttattcttaGGTGATTATGTTGATCGTGGATATAAATCTTTAGAAACCATTTTGCTTTTATTGTGCTACAAAATAAAGTACCCTGAAAACTTCTTCATGTTGAGAGGTAATCATGAGTCTGCAAACATTACTAAAATTTATGGGTTTTATGATGAGTGCAAGAGAAGGTTACCTAGCATTTCAGGCAATCATAAACTATGGAAAACTTTCGTTGATGTCTTCAACGCTTTGCCAATAGCGGCCACcattaatgataaaatattttgcattcaTGGTGGTCTATCTCCAGACTTAGCTGATTTGaagcaaattgaaaatattaaaagaCCAACTGATATCCCTGATAATGGGTTATTGGCTGATTTATTATGGTCTGATCCTGATCCTCTGATTAAGAATTTTTCCCCAACTAACTGGCCCAAAAATGACCGAGGGGTTTCTTACTGTTTTGGAAAAAAGCATGTCGATTACTTCtgtttgaaatttaaaatGGATTTGATTGTGAGAGGTCATATGGTGGTTGAAGACGGCTACGAATTCTTTgataaaagaaaattggtCACTGTTTTCCTGGCTCCTAATTATTGTGGTGAGTTTGATAATTATGGAGCCATTATGAGTGTTGATAAATCACTATGTTGTTCTTTTGAGTTGATTAAACCacaataattcaaaggGGCAACCATATAGCCTTTTTTTTCTACATTCTTACATTGTTGCTATTATTGTTGTGAATTTTGAAGTTGGGTTTGAAACATTTTATTACAATTAGTTAAATGAAGTTTTACTATTTTTAATGACGTTTTATGAATCAACtcttttatttctattatatatatatatatatatttgtgTTTACACTTACACTTAATTTTCGTGTGGACTTTCGTTTAGCTTTAAAGTAAGCTTCAAAGGTCCTCTTTTCTAAATAAATGgatataattattttacAAAATGGAAgagatataataattaaatgTACTTGAactaaattaaattaaacaCATATATACAAGATTATGGGAAAGGTTCATAGTGATAAAGGAAGCAAACGAAGcttttttaattatttctcttgaaaattgaaaaaatagaCCCTTTTCTAAATCTGAACAACCAATATAACGCTAAAACAAAACAAAGGTTGAAGGCAATATAGACACAATAAAACCCAATATTTCTCCATCTGTTGGAAAATTCTGCGCCAACGGAACtcaaatattcatctgCGATACTGTACGTACAATATCCACATTCTTTAGTAGCCTGTGGTTCTGATAAATAACCACCTCTAGCTTTAACGAAGTCTCCTGCAAATTGTTGGCATGTCTGACCAGACGGAGGATTAAAGTAAGCTAGCTCAACATCACTACAATGGACTTTTCTACCATGTAAAAACGCAGttat
Protein-coding regions in this window:
- a CDS encoding DEHA2A03652p (similar to uniprot|P40825 Saccharomyces cerevisiae YOR335C ALA1 Cytoplasmic alanyl-tRNA synthetase) translates to MKVAYLLTQWTLWYSEICSIHPNLVNVIETKLTHTRPLKKLSIFLYGVHQRVISSQIKFMLKTLVHKRIMSTSSNNWPASRVRSTFLDYFKVKQNHTFVPSSSVVPHNDPTLLFANAGMNQYKPIFLGTVDPASDFSTLKRAVNSQKCIRAGGKHNDLEDVGRDSYHHTFFEMLGNWSFGDYFKKEAISWSWELLTEVYKLEQDRLYVTYFGGDEKQGLQPDLEAKNFWLAVGVAEDHILPGNLEDNFWEMGDQGPCGPCSEIHYDRIGGRNASSLVNMDDPNVLEVWNIVFMQYNREPDSSLRSLPAKHIDTGLGFERLVSILQNKSSNYDTDVFQPIFNKIREITGVRPYTGKFGSEDRDGIDTAYRVIADHVRTLTFAITDGGVPNNEGRGYVLRRILRRGSRYVRKYMNYPIGSFFQQLVPVVVEQNSEIFPEILKNQQDLTEILNEEELSFAKTLDRGEKLFEQYAIIASKTPEQTLSGKDVWRLYDTYGFPVDLTRLMAEEAGLKIDEEGFEKAKEESREASKATNNKAGVSLIKLDVHALSELDGNDKVPKTDDSFKYDIENIKANVVAIYNGSSFVDSISEAGSQAGILLDKTPFYAESGGQEYDTGKLVIDGVAEFSVSNVQVYGGYVLHTGSLLEGSLKLEDEIIATYDELRRWPIRNNHTGTHVLNFALREVLGDNVDQKGSLVAPEKLRFDFSHKQGLTPDELLKVETISNDYIKENKQVYAKDIRLNDAKEIDGLRAVFGETYPDPVRVVSIGTSVEDLLKDPKNSEWHKVSIELCGGTHVAKTGDIKDLVIIEESGIAKGIRRIVAVTGTEAHQVQKVASDFDKELDHTMGLASGPIKETKAKELGVSLKKLSISVLDKRSLNDKFNKLDKSIKDQLKAVQKEESKKVLEVVNTWLNAEDAKDYLVSFVPISANAKAITEAINLLKKQHKSKSIYLITGSDKVAHGCYVSDEAIAKGIDATNLATAVSSKVGGKAGGKGNVVQGMGDKPQGIDEAINELKKLFAEKL
- a CDS encoding DEHA2A03674p (similar to uniprot|P32945 Saccharomyces cerevisiae YPL179W PPQ1 Putative protein serine/threonine phosphatase); its protein translation is MGNSPSKNDPSPTNSSANQTLNQSTSSNGELESDESIPPLSGLSGNKLNGSSKTSAIKIVNKNDNKFNSNYYNTNSNTPSSIYKKNGVQISPKKNSKSNGNHDLALDLEIGVSMAKLLSNSSPSAPGSNKLSLPSQQEYSSSFDSEKSEVSTVSPVFTTLGEYKDEDSLSSLGSSGPNDNFGVVKGDLDLDTIVEISLESTPEPRKVPDKSIDQPKKHLDTQISSTSSTSSLQSPVENSNVKRPQVNVDEIIDRLLEIGLKRPNNSSANSSRKNKDKLPLTSQEIKYVLNKSRSIFLDQPTLLRLSPPVKIVGDIHGQFHDLIRIFNSCGYPPYTNYLFLGDYVDRGYKSLETILLLLCYKIKYPENFFMLRGNHESANITKIYGFYDECKRRLPSISGNHKLWKTFVDVFNALPIAATINDKIFCIHGGLSPDLADLKQIENIKRPTDIPDNGLLADLLWSDPDPSIKNFSPTNWPKNDRGVSYCFGKKHVDYFCLKFKMDLIVRGHMVVEDGYEFFDKRKLVTVFSAPNYCGEFDNYGAIMSVDKSLCCSFELIKPQ